In Prunus dulcis chromosome 1, ALMONDv2, whole genome shotgun sequence, the following are encoded in one genomic region:
- the LOC117627431 gene encoding probable protein phosphatase 2C 6, which translates to MEEMSPAVTVPFRVGNSVCDNPNIATHMDVTRLKLMTDTAGLLSDSVTRGSSETVAAGEEVCNCSYLENEVSFVEVSVPKEDEEGEAPLLDMISQDGSNWASAADEIARESEEDDSLSLEGDQILDSSCSLSVASESSSLCLEDFLVYEASPDIGTLTSVDVEKGICCVDVARASELGDSKVETEVTTDPLAMTVSLEEENRDGSDPKSSEVVQLPVETVVKETVSRSVFEVDYVPLWGFTSMIGRRPEMEDALATVPQLLKIPIQMLIGDRVLDGMSKCLNQIVHFFGVYDGHGGSQVANYCRDRVHLALVEEIESVKEGLIHESVKDNCQEQWRKAFTNCFHKVDTEVGGKASLEPVAPETVGSTAVVALICSSHIIVANCGDSRVVLCRGKEPMALSVDHKPNREDEYARIEAAGGKVIQWNGHRVFGVLAMSRSIGDRYLKPWIIPEPEVMFIPRTKDDECLILASDGLWDVMSNEEVCDLARRRILLWHKKNGITPLPLERGEGIDPAAQAAAELLSNRALQKGSKDNITVIVVDLKAQRKFKSKT; encoded by the exons ATGGAGGAGATGTCTCCGGCGGTCACGGTGCCATTTAGAGTAGGTAACTCAGTCTGTGATAACCCAAACATAGCTACCCACATGGATGTCACAAGACTTAAGCTAATGACAGACACGGCGGGGTTGCTATCTGATTCTGTCACCAGGGGTTCCAGTGAGACGGTTGCAGCTGGTGAAGAGGTTTGTAATTGTAGTTATTTGGAGAATGAAGTTAGTTTTGTAGAAGTTTCAGTGCCAAAAGAGGACGAGGAAGGAGAAGCTCCTTTGTTGGATATGATATCTCAAGACGGAAGCAATTGGGCTTCTGCTGCTGATGAGATAGCTCGGGAAAGTGAGGAAGATGATTCCTTATCATTGGAAGGCGATCAGATTCTTGATAGCTCTTGTTCACTCTCTGTGGCTAGTGAGTCAAGTAGCTTATGTTTAGAAGACTTCCTCGTTTATGAGGCTAGTCCTGACATAGGGACACTGACTTCTGTAGACGTTGAGAAGGGCATTTGCTGTGTTGATGTTGCAAGGGCTTCAGAGTTGGGTGATTCAAAAGTTGAGACAGAGGTCACAACCGACCCCCTTGCTATGACGGTGAGCCTCGAGGAAGAAAATCGTGATGGGTCTGACCCAAAGTCATCTGAAGTTGTTCAATTGCCCGTGGAAACAGTGGTCAAAGAAACAGTAAGCCGCAGTGTTTTTGAGGTAGACTATGTGCCACTTTGGGGGTTTACGTCCATGATTGGAAGAAGACCAGAGATGGAAGACGCACTTGCCACTGTACCTCAACTTTTAAAAATTCCAATTCAAATGCTGATTGGCGACCGGGTACTTGATGGCATGAGCAAGTGTTTAAACCAGATTGTTCATTTCTTTGGAGTCTATGATGGTCATGGAGGCTCTCAG GTTGCAAACTATTGTCGTGATCGTGTACATTTGGCTTTGGTTGAAGAGATAGAGTCCGTTAAGGAAGGCCTTATTCATGAAAGTGTCAAAGATAATTGCCAAGAGCAATGGAGAAAAGCATTTACCAATTGTTTTCATAAGGTTGATACTGAAGTTGGAGGGAAGGCTAGTCTTGAGCCTGTTGCCCCGGAAACTGTTGGTTCCACTGCTGTTGTTGCCCTTATTTGTTCGTCTCATATAATAGTAGCAAACTGTGGAGATTCAAGAGTAGTTCTGTGTCGTGGTAAAGAACCCATGGCATTATCAGTGGATCATAAA CCAAATCGGGAAGATGAATATGCAAGGATTGAGGCAGCTGGGGGCAAGGTCATACAATGGAATGGGCATCGTGTTTTTGGTGTTCTTGCTATGTCGAGGTCTATAG GCGATAGATATTTAAAACCGTGGATCATTCCAGAACCAGAAGTGATGTTTATTCCTCGAACAAAAGATGACGAATGCCTCATTTTAGCCAGTGATGGTTTATGGGATGTTATGTCAAATGAAGAAGTGTGTGACCTTGCTCGGAGACGAATACTTCTCTGGCACAAGAAGAATGGCATTACTCCACTTCCGCTGGAAAGAGGCGAAGGAATTGATCCCGCAGCTCAGGCAGCTGCGGAGTTGCTTTCGAACCGTGCTCTTCAAAAAGGAAGTAAGGACAACATTACTGTAATTGTGGTGGATTTGAAAGCTCAAAGGAAGTTTAAAAGCAAAACATGA